A genomic stretch from Malus domestica chromosome 15, GDT2T_hap1 includes:
- the LOC103401105 gene encoding pentatricopeptide repeat-containing protein At5g44230, translating into MQNLSRKFSTVPIHKLLPSQLHQHRPHPAEIFSEFQQRRKLLEHKLVAVLDGCAGLRQVKAVHGHLLLHGLGQCCYVLTKLIRTLTKLDVPMDAYPLLVFRQIKYPNPFLWTAMIRGYSIQGPVSESLNFYTCMRKSGVGPVSFTFSALFKACGDVLDVNLGRQIHAHTILVGGFVADLYVGNTMIDMYVKCGFLECGRKVFDEMPERDVVSWTELIVAYTKVGDMESARELFEGLPAKDMVAWTAMVNGYAQNAHPREALDCFERMQCAGVGTDEITLAGLISACAQLGASKYANWVRDIAEKSGFGPTENVLVGSALIDMYSKCGSLDNAFKVFQGMKERNVFSYSSMILGFAMHGRASAAIELFHEMLTTEIRPNKVTFIGVLTACSHAGMVDQGRQLFATMEKYYDVVPTADHYTCMVDLLGRAGRLEEALDLVETMPIDAHGGVWGALLGACRTHGNPDIAQIAANHLFELEPDSIGNYVVLSNIYASAGRWDEVSRVRKLMREKGLKKKPAYSWVETKKGVIHEFCAGETTHPEYTEIKKTLEDLLDRLLANGYQPNLDSAAYAVGDDEKTRILMSHSEKLALAYALLSTDSVSTIKIMKNIRICEDCHSFMCGASQVTGREIVVRDNMRFHHFHNGTCSCGNFW; encoded by the coding sequence ATGCAAAATCTTTCTCGCAAATTCTCAACAGTCCCAATTCACAAGCTTCTACCTTCCCAGCTTCATCAGCACAGACCACATCCGGCCGAAATCTTCTCGGAGTTTCAGCAGAGGCGGAAGCTCTTGGAGCACAAACTCGTCGCCGTTCTAGATGGATGCGCCGGCCTCCGCCAAGTCAAAGCGGTTCACGGTCACCTCCTCCTCCACGGCCTCGGCCAATGCTGCTACGTTCTCACCAAGCTCATCCGCACGCTCACGAAGCTCGACGTCCCCATGGACGCGTATCCGCTCCTAGTCTTCCGACAGATCAAGTACCCAAACCCGTTTCTCTGGACGGCTATGATCCGCGGGTACAGTATCCAAGGACCTGTTTCGGAATCGCTGAATTTTTATACTTGTATGAGGAAATCGGGTGTTGGGCCGGTGTCGTTTACGTTCTCGGCGCTTTTTAAGGCCTGTGGGGATGTGCTTGATGTGAATTTGGGGCGGCAGATTCATGCCCACACGATTTTAGTTGGTGGGTTCGTGGCGGATTTGTATGTGGGGAACACTATGATCGATATGTATGTGAAATGTGGGTTTTTGGAGTGTGGGCGCaaggtgtttgatgaaatgcctgAGAGGGATGTTGTTTCTTGGACTGAGTTGATTGTTGCTTATACCAAGGTTGGGGATATGGAATCAGCTCGGGAGTTGTTTGAGGGGTTGCCTGCAAAAGATATGGTGGCGTGGACTGCAATGGTTAACGGTTATGCTCAGAATGCCCATCCGAGAGAGGCGTTGGATTGCTTTGAGAGAATGCAGTGTGCTGGTGTAGGAACTGATGAGATTACATTGGCTGGTCTCATTTCGGCTTGTGCACAATTAGGTGCGTCTAAATATGCTAATTGGGTTCGGGACATTGCTGAGAAATCCGGTTTTGGGCCTACTGAAAATGTTCTTGTGGGTTCTGCATTGATAGATATGTACTCCAAGTGTGGAAGCTTGGATAATGCATTCAAGGTTTTTCAGGGAATGAAGGAAAGAAACGTATTTTCTTATAGCTCAATGATTTTGGGGTTTGCAATGCACGGTCGTGCAAGTGCAGCGATAGAATTATTTCATGAGATGTTGACGACCGAGATAAGACCTAACAAGGTTACTTTTATAGGGGTGCTGACAGCTTGCAGCCATGCTGGTATGGTTGATCAAGGTCGGCAGTTATTTGCAACCATGGAGAAGTACTATGATGTTGTTCCAACAGCTGATCATTACACTTGCATGGTAGACCTACTTGGTCGAGCTGGGCGCTTGGAAGAAGCTCTTGACCTTGTTGAAACAATGCCAATAGATGCCCATGGAGGCGTGTGGGGAGCTCTACTAGGGGCATGTCGTACCCATGGGAATCCCGACATTGCTCAGATTGCTGCTAACCATCTTTTTGAGCTTGAACCTGATAGCATTGGAAACTATGTAGTGCTCTCGAACATTTATGCATCAGCAGGAAGGTGGGATGAGGTTTCAAGAGTGAGGAAGTTGATGAGGGAAAAGGGTCTGAAAAAGAAACCTGCATATAGTTGGGTTGAAACAAAGAAAGGTGTAATTCACGAGTTCTGTGCAGGtgaaacaacccatccagagtaCACCGAGATTAAGAAGACGTTGGAGGACCTTCTGGACAGATTACTGGCTAATGGCTACCAGCCTAACCTGGATTCCGCGGCTTATGCTGTGGGAGATGATGAAAAGACGCGTATATTAATGTCTCATAGTGAAAAGCTAGCTTTAGCGTATGCATTGCTCAGTACAGATTCTGTTTCCACCATTAAGATTATGAAGAACATTAGGATTTGTGAAGACTGTCATTCGTTTATGTGTGGTGCATCCCAAGTTACGGGGAGGGAGATTGTCGTGAGAGATAACATGAGATTCCACCACTTCCACAACGGGACATGCTCTTGCGGAAACTTTTGGTGA